Within the Pangasianodon hypophthalmus isolate fPanHyp1 chromosome 19, fPanHyp1.pri, whole genome shotgun sequence genome, the region AAACCAAACagcaagaaataaacacaacataaaATAAACCGCTGCCAGAAACAGCATATAACTAGATCATACGAGACACTTATACGATGTTCATAGAAGTCACATAAGTAGCTGTAATTTTTTCACGTTTGTAACAGATGAATATTTCTAGAAAGGGGCTACATGAGCAGACTCCACCCTTGTTAGATGTCACAGGAAAAGACTCAGAGCTGTTATTTCCTCCGTGGGAAGCTTCGTTTTcttaaacagctttaaaaactattgtgttaaaattaaattatacagAGTCCCCTTATATTCAAGCTCAAAATAGCATTTATTGCATGTCTTCTTTATATTGtgtattcatttttgctcattttcaggAAGTGTAACTTTACTAACACAGTTTTGGCATGGTTTATTAAACATGCATAAAAGCCTAAAAAGGCAGACACTACTGTTCTGAGCTTTAGCTTACTTACCTGTACATACATGTTTTTCTCTCAAAGTTCATGGTGCTGCGTggaaattaatataatttataaaagcTGATAAAAAATGATCTACAGTGATAAAAGGCACCAAGTCAACCGCTAAGTCACGTTATGAATTTACTGAAAGTTTGTCTGTAGTTCAGAGGTCTAACTAACGTATGCGGTGGTCATTTTTGACAGTAGGGTGAAAGCCACACACACGTGAGGGGAAACGTGTGAAACTCCTTACAGATCTTAAACATAGCTCAAGACGAAACCCCAGAACCCTTCCTGGAAGCCTAGTTTGCTTAAAGCATTGATGCAATGGTTCGTCAGATCGCTGCGCGAGAGCTGATACTGCAATGACTAGAATGGTGCTTTAAAGACCTCAGTTTAAAgctattgtataatattttggaAACTACAACCTGATTCTCTTGAATCTGCTGGTAAACAGACAGTTAGTTCAGAATATCCTCTAAACAGATCAGTTTGAAAAAACAACATCAAAGAATGTGGCAGTGTTGCGGCGTCTTAAAAAGCTTCTAACAGAGTGAGATTTCACAATCATTTGGCAATTCTTGAATCGGTTTTAGTGCATAGTGTAGCGGTTCTGATTTCTGGAAGTGAGAGATGACCAGATTGTGCAAGAGATTAAGTAACTTGGACATTTGGCCATGCGAATTAAATTAGGCCTTGAATTAGAAGATAGTCAGGCCCCCTCTCCCGACATACATCTGAGCACACTCCTACCTAACTCTGAGTGAAACTGAAACAGTTTACACGGaagtctcattcattattcagtggataaccttacacattattatagacttaaagctaaaacgctgctgaaattaaaaaaaaaaatactctgatGCTCGTactgaagatcctttcaacacacttagcactgtttGACTCTATACTATAGAGTTATGGAAGAgtgatgatttataatcgcactatccggtgtcacccagatgaggttcccttttcagtctggttcccctcgaggtttcttcctcacgttgtctcaggaagtttttcctcaccattaggaatacattttaaatctgtatctggatttctgtaaagctgctttgtgacattgtccatTCTTAAAactgctatagaaataaaattgaattgaatataatgTATGCGGGAGGAAAAACCAGCACTAGTGTAACACGTGTGTAACAAATACATGAATGTTTGCATTAACTAATTGTATGTACATACATGTACTTTGCTGTGAGACATCagtgctacctgctgcaccaccacaCTGTCCGCTAGCAACACTAGCAATACTATTAGTATATAGAACAGTGCCTGAATAAGTGGATGAAACTATGCTATAAACACATGAACTCTTCCCCAGTGTGTGGTCAGAAGAGAGTTAAGGTGATGTAATATTCAGGAAGTGATGTAATAtcattgtgtgtctgtgcaggTCCCTGTGATAGCTGTGGTAGGATCAGGTGGTGGATTCAGGGCGATGGTCGGCTTCTCAGGGGTCATGAAGGCCCTGTATGAGTCAGGAGTTCTGGACTGTGCAACATACGTCGCTGGCCTCTCTGGCTCCACATGGTACATTCTACATCATTCCACAATACTGTCCCGCAGTGGATAAGATTTTAAGTGACACATTTCATTAACCTTTAAACCTTTAACCTGGAAACTTCTAGCATGGTGTTTTTACCATTTTAACCTGTTCTTACAGAATGTTTTTACCAAGTGGCAGCCATTTAACATATCAGCATGTTACTGTCTCAACAACTGCTTTGACATGAAAGTTGCTGACATAAAAGATGATATAAATGCATCCGTCCAGCCCTGCAGCTCCTTGTCATCACATCTCTGTGTGTTCCAGGTACATGTCTACGCTGTACTCTCACCCGGAGTTCCCTAAGAAAGGCCCAGAGCAGATTAATCAGGAGCTAATGAAGAGCGTGAGCAGCAACCCTCTCCGCCTGCTCCTGCCGCAGCACATCACCAGCTATGTCCAGGCTCTGTGGACCAAAAAGGCTAGTGGTCAGCCTGTCACCTTTGCCGACATCTTTGGCATGCTTATCGGAGAAACACTTATTCCTGCTGTACGTATTAAGCCAACTGTAAAAATAGACTCACTATAATTTCAACAATCTAATTTTACTTATAATTTACAATACATGTGCTTTAGTATTGAATACTTCAGGTGGAGTTGCATACAGGTGTGTGTCCTTGTTTATATGGGAGAATAgctgatagtgtgtgtgtgtgtgtctacagttGAGTGTAATTATATTTACTCACACATTTCCAAACAGCTTATTTAAAATTAAGCTTTTATCACCATTAAAGATGATTTAAAACAACCCTTGTTTAACATCATGCTTTTCCTCATTACTGCCTTCCTGAAAGTGTAAagattatgtactgtatatgcgtATTGTATCTCTTTCTCGATCTGACTCTGTGCAGAGGATGGACTCTAAGTTGAGTGAGATGCAGGAGAAAATTAATGAAGCTCAGTCTCCTTTGCCACTTTTTACCTGCCTGCATGTCAAACCAGATGTGTCCGAGCTCATGTTCGCTGGTAagcctgtttgtgtgtttttgtgtgtctgtgtatgagGGTTATTGTTTGTATGCAAATTGCAGGTACAGCACCTTTAGTGTCGGGAAGTCATGGTGTAGATAGATGCAAATGTGTTTCCATGTTGCTTTGCATTAAAAACGTGGCCTATTTTGTGCAGTACAATTATtttacacatgcacatttcTCAACAACACACCACGTTACCACAGCCTTTCCACTAGGCAGATGATCGCTGAAGAACACAGGACTGAGAATATACTTTAAAGGCATACATGCTGAAACACTGGCTTAAATTCACTGTATGTTTAGGATATAATAGGAGGCATTTTAGCTGTTGCGACAGAGCAAGTAGTGTTTCTATTTATAACACATTCCCTTGCTAAACTGCAAAGACAGAACCAGTTACATTCCAGCTACTTAATGTGTGATCAATCAGGCAGGGGACACCCAAATGGATCACTCTGTCAAATACACAATCCTCacagatgttttctttttagtCCAGCCATTATGATGACTGTGTGATTCGATACAGAAGGCATCGTAGCACGTATATAGCTCTCAGATGTCGTGCACCAGTGCGTCATTACAATAACGAAAGCAGCACAGGGTGTGCAGGCAGTCATATTAGCAGCCAAGCCCATTATATCATTATAGGGTTTATTACAACTGGAAGTGTAATtgcaatataatttttttcttcccatgTCATCCTGATGCTAAAATATTCCTGCGTAGAAAACATTAATATGATCCACCAACAGCTAAAGCTCTTTTCTGAGCAGCCCTGCCAGTCActccacacaccacactgcataCTGCTGGaatccacacacactttatgttTGTTGTGTGCTCAGGTGATGaatggagtgaaaaaaaataggACCAAGTAACAGACAGGACCATGACCTTCATCGTGGCTTAAAACCATTGTGCAAAAAATGTGCTAATTGTGGTGTGTTTTGATTGACAGATTGGGTGGAGTTCAGTCCTTATGAGATTGGCATGGCTAAATATGGCACATTCATGTCCCCTGACCTTTTCGGCAGCAAATTCTTCATGGGAACCGTAGTTAAGAAATATGAGGAGAATCCTCTGCACTTCTTAATGGGTAAGATAATACATCTGTGGCTCCCATATACACTAAACTGTGGCAGTTAAAGacaaaatgttcacattttatatataaactttgTTCTGCTGCATGAAGATTTGTGAATAATTCAAAACTAATTCTATACCTAAAATGCTATGTCTGATTTAGAAACTTCTacaacaaaacagttttttggATCCATACAGATAGAATGAATAAGGGGAAAAACTGGACAATcagatttcatttaaaactatttaaaacacTCCTCCCAatccttcttctctttctcgTTGCTCAGAAGgctatatttactatatttactaATCATGAGCCTGAACATCCATGACCGCCCGGTCACTGGGGTTGACCCACTTGTGATTACTAGCATGTGGGAATTCAAGAGCAATTATAATAAGGAAAAAGGCATGAGCATTCTTAGGAAAATAGTTTTTTTGCAGTTTCATAAACATAACAATTTGAAGTCTTAATTTCAGCCTCAAGTTCAAATTGTCAATCAATAAACCAATTTATTTGGTTgctttatatttgttttgtgtaCAGGACACTGTCGCTGTCCCGTTGTGTCTCTTCGTGTCAACAGGACATGCTTTCTAGTTTTAATTCAGCACATGGCATGGCAAAAGAAAtatacaaaagaaataaaaaaaaaaacataactgtgCTCAGGAGAACATGCTAGTATGGACTGACACAGTGTGGCTGCAGTAACTATTCAACTAATAATTACTCTAATCGTTTATCCATAGCTGTCACATGGACTAGTCTTATTCTATGTACCTGGACCACAAACTGAGAGCTTTAATAACTACTATTTAATGTAGTATAAacagacacatatacagataAACACTACACTAGCACTAAAACTCTTGACTGGTCCAGTGACAGGCCAGCCGTCAGCCGAGCAGTGGTTGAGAAATGACCTGACACGATAACATGATGTTTGGTTAGCTGCTTACACTGGAGTGCGACTGCTAGCTCAGCTAGCTAAACCCAGCCCTGACTCTCCTTTGATCTTTGTAGGGTTAACAGccttaagatgtttttttttttttggactttgttttattgtgagcttgtttttgtcaaaaaaaaaaactttactcaAAAGCAAAATGCTGCCATACTACAGATGTTTGTAGCGGCAATGCAATCTCTTACTTTCTCATTTACAATTCTGGCCTAGGGATCAACTCCAAAGCTTTATCGTCTGCTTTTGATTCCCAATACCAGAGATTCAGagattcagctttttttttttgccctgagCAACAGCGCATTTATGTTTAGGATAAACAGAAGACTTGGTTCTTAATTATGGTTGTGATATCTTGGTAGTGATGtcttgcactgtgtgtgtgtgtgtgtgtgtgtgtgtgttctttaggGGTCTGGGGCAGTGCCTTCTCCATTCTTTTTAACAGAGTACTGGGGGTAAAGGATTTCCCTGGGGGAAGCACCATGGAGGAGGAGCTGGGTATGGGTCAAATCtgcactacactctacactacattACGTCTCATTTTCAATCTAACAAGGCCAGGACTAGTATCATACTTCTCAGGTCCACTATCACATTTCATCCAACCGTTTACTGCATCAGAGCACAGACATAAGATAATCTGATGTTCTTCAGGTACAACTGATGACAGCAAGTTTCCATTAAAAGTGAGCTGTAGAATGATTTTGTTGGCAGAAACTATGGTTAGGGACAGCACTACCCCACTGTGATATGAAGCCTCAGTATGCaggaattcatttttattcacctCTCATGAAAGTATATCACTGTGTCATCAACTAAATATTTCAGGCCTTTGAAAGTGGAACGAGTTAGTTTGTGGAGAGGAAGAGATGTGAGATGAGATGCTCCCTGTCTGATCATTATCATATTGCTGAGCTGATTTTTGACCAGATATGGGTTctcatggtttaaaaaaagcatcttaTTTCCTGTAATGGGGGTTCCACGCTCTTTCAGCATTTTTTGACTTCACTGTCAAAGGAGAAGATAAATGTGTGAAGGAGACCACAACCTCATTTACTCAACTTATGAAAGTAAAACTAatactaatatactgtatgtatgataGCATGTCTGAGTATACTTTGAGAATACACTGGGTACCaagtttattttacttttacatgtTCTACTAATAATACATTTGCTTACTTGGCTTATTTCTGAGTATACTAAATTCCCAGGCCTACTTATAATTAGGTccacattaaaatgaatagGTTTATATATTCTGGGTACATATACTTGTATACATATTTGTAACCTTTTAACATGTATATAGAGAAGAGCCCATTTACTTAAATTCATATTAACTTGATTTTACAGTGTAGCACTTCAGCAAACACCTCTTGTGCTATAGAAGGGGATTTAACCTGACTCATAAAAATAACTGGCGaacaaatgatttgttttaaaaccaGTTCACAAGTTCCCAAATTGCATACTGCTAACACATTCAGTCTGTcttcagaagatcaaatcctgacaatgccatcCACTTCCTTTCTCACTCAGTACTAAAAATGCTGAGGCTTGGTAGTTTTCAGATTGGTATCTTTTCTGCCACAGGGTGGGactagatttttaatttttttcttaaagtgtGCTTAAAGTGTACTTTCCAGTCAGTACTTAGTTTGCTTTGAAAGAAAGTTCATTCCTTTAAAAGTATGTGTTAAAATTGTTAAGTGTTAATAAGTTTACTTAATAGTATATGTGTATTATCTTctgtaagagctttatcctggtcagggttgcagtggatctggagcagtacactatataatgtatttaatgcatttatagtACATTTTTGTAGTGAGACAGCAAAGGAGGAACTAATCATTTTTGTAGGATGAAAATTCTGAAGTTCTTAGATTTACAATGCTAAAATGGCAGTAAaatgatgtgtgttgtgttgcagtTGAAGCATGGAGCTCTCATTAGGCTCTCTGTGATAAGACAAGAATATGTGACTAATCAGTGGCCGTCCATATGTATCTGTCTCACAGAACATATAAAACCTGAGCATATTGTGGGAGAAGACAGCCTAGACAATGATGAAGAGCCACGCAAAGGTGAGAAACTACATTATCCACATTGCACAGCCACGCTGTCTCACGTTAGAAACGTGCGAACTGCTTTCTGCTGTGGTATGTTCTTTCACCACTCTGAAAAAAGGGACTATACGCGGTccgtcagatttaagagaaaatattacacacagcTTACAGAAAAAGGTGAAGTTTCttatcaaaatgtgatttctttGCTTATGCTAAATGTAATTTAGACAACTACCTGATTACTAATATGAATTTtgtagagtgagtgtgagcAATTCACGTAGTATTAATGTGATTGTTATAAAATCTCATGAGGATGTTGGCACTGACAGGAAGAAATGACTATAAGATTAAGTTAACCTGATTGATGCGTGTGCAGCAGTGGGTAATATGATCCTTATCCTGAGcttgggtgtgtgtgcagtgtccAATTTTAATCAAGTGCTTTGAAAATATATGATCGAATCATGTTGattgtacaaaaacaaattgtcTTAATGCAACTCAGTTCATTCATGTGGAACCGATGCACACATTTGAATTAGATAAATtcagtgaactttttttttcagtgcagctTCTAAACACTTTCTCTTTGTGGCTTTGCGATTGCTCCTTAGTCAGCATGCAGAATGACCATCAGCACGCACAGGCCAGCTGGATGCAGCGCATGGTCACCTCGCTGTTCAGCGACTCCGCTCTGTTTAACACACGTGAGGGCAGAGCGGGAAAAGTGCACAACTTCATGCTGGGTCTCAACCTGAACACTAGCATCCCTTTCTCACCCTTCAGTGATGTCCTGACCCAAAACAGTCCCGAGGAGGAGGTGGATGCTGTAACAGGTTTAAACTAGTTTGGTCTGAAAATACTAATTCTGTATATGCTGGACAAAAGCTTTTGTCAACTCGTTTTCCTTAACAGTAAATTATCCAGTGGCACTTGTGGTGTTAGAAATTTGCAAAagcaataaattaatttatttctaattgTGATTCAGTTCTGAAAGTTACATTTGTcagcatttaacatttatttcttccccgttccctccctctccctcttactctctctctctctctcttcattgtGGAACGGCATTAGACCCCAATGAGTTTGACCGCATCTACGAGCCTCTAGATGTAAAGAGCAAGAAGATCCATGTCGTGGACAGCGGTCTGACCTTTAACCTGCCCTATCCTTTGATCCTGAGACCCCAGAGGGGTGTTGACCTCATTATCTCCTTTGACTTCTCGGCCCGACCTGGTGACTCAAGTCCTCCATTCAAGGTGATTATAAACGTACAAGCACATGTAGTAGTAAATGCTTCACATACTCATACACAGAGAAGCACACAACATACTTTTACTGGTACATCACATAGTCTTTCTACTGATGGTCATGCCCTTTAAGATCCCAGGCTGAGATTAATTATGGCATTGTGGAGTCACATGGACTCCAAGCATGTACACAAAGAGAACCAAGTAGATCACCAGTTTGATTCAGGGCTGGTTTTGGACGTTGTCACCTCAGATTTGTTTTCATAGACACGTCCACATGGAGCTGTCGCATGTATATATTAATTCTAATGTGAATGAAAGCATTTCCAAGCGAAAGATAATTGTTACATCTCTTTATTCTGCTTCTTAATggatattttatgtattattgctttgattagttttttcttccttcatttATTATAAAGCCATTCAGTCAGAGTTGCACACCACAACTTGTTTTTCGTGCCAGTGTCAATCTTTTAATAGGAGTTACATGACAAATTGACCACATCGTGTTATTTAGTATGTGTCTTGAGCTGTCATTGTATATGGCCTCAGGTCTGGAAAAAAGTGTAAGTGTGAAAACGCCCTTCACTCTCTTTTGCCCTCCCAGGATGGTGTGGTATTGTTTATAATGTGGGAGGGACCTGCTCCCTTGgcaacaaaacatgaaaacgTGTCATATGTTGCCAATGATAATAATTCTTATACTTTGAAATGGTGCATCCTGTTTTCTTTAGGAGCTTTTGTTGGCTGAGAAATGGGCACGCATGAACAAGCTTCCATTTCCCAGAATCGATCCCAAAGTGTTTGACCGGGAAGGGATGAAAGAGTGCTATGTCTTTAAGCCCAGTAAGGGTGACAAGAACTGTCCCACTGTCATTCATTTCGTCTTGGTTAACCTAGACTTCAGAAAGTTCAAAGCCccaggtaagtgtgtgtgtgtgtgtgtgtgtgtgtgtgtgctcatagaatctgtatgtgtgttggtAGAGGCAAACATAAATCAGAAAtggaaagagacaaaaagaaaggcaaaaaaatgTGTCCATCAAAGACCACCCATGCATGTACAGCTGTAGGTCATCTCTGTGCCATTATCTGTTTTAATACCACAGCATGGAGGAATTCTTCAATCTGATTGAAAAGATTATTtgtgtataacagcacggctcggacAGCAGTTCCaactgtaacatgaacaataatttaatattaatgcacttgtgctaatgcattattgtttctgtagtaacagatCATACAGAGGGACTTGaacggcagacgctccacataatctaaaacaaataaaaaacagatttaaaaaaaaacttgttttttaacaactaaaatgtataatcattaatgtggtgtttttattaggagacatttatataatgtttacagAAGTAATGTCGAGTgtaagcgctttgtaacagtcaaagtttctcagctcaggaaagtcttcaggacccGAAGAGTTTACACTTTCGGGTTCcttggtaacatgacaggctgtgtcttttgagagagagagagagagagagagagagagagagaaagagagaggctggtgagagaatgactgtttatcgtagctataatgtaaatgtgaacaggaactaacttgtctctcggacgttccacaacattaaatctaactataaaccattaaaatgcacaatgtgtctttcattaataaattaaatactgcagttgttggcagattgctgtggtataagaggaagaacACACTCCAGACCTTGCGATCTGGAGCACTTTGTTGCGCACTTTGTTGCGCCTCGTGCCGCATCACCAAACCccagtgtgcattatttttgcatagCAGCCAGGCCTGTCGTGTGTTATTACTTACTTACCCGTGACCTTGTTCTTCAGTGGCTCAGGAAATACTTCAGATATACATACTCTTAAGACATAAgtattttaaactaatttagTGTACAACAAATTAAACGtgattaacattattaataattttgaatACCATCAGCACATTATTAGACATCAAACTATAACAATTTTGAAATGAATTCACTGTGAACTCTCTTAActcttttttgttaattaattatttatgaatatgtgTTCTAAACTTTTTGCACTTCGTGCTCTGAAGGAGTTCCTCGAGAAACTGAACAGGAAAAAGAGTTTGCTGACTTTGACATCTTTGATGACCCAGAAACACCATACTCCACCTTTAACTTCCAGTATTCCAACAAGGCCTTCACTCAGCTGCATGACCTCATGGAGTTCAACACACTCAACAACATAGAGGTGAGGCATTTCGAGCCATGCCATGTCATAATGTTCGGCAAACATCCTGTAGCGTCCTGACCGCATGATGACACAATCATCAGTAATGatgaaaaatgtgattaatCACTTGTATTAGTGTTATTTATGCACTAGGGCTGCACGATGCATCCAAACTCAATTCTAGAATATAAAAAAACGGTTCGTTCCAGACCTTTCAGTACTTCTTTATTTTAACACGTTGACGTTATTTTCTCTGGGCAACTCGCATTACACATGCTGCTAATCAAGAGTGCACAGCAACACAAACCATAAACACAGAATGATAAAATCATGGCTGAGGCGAATCCTCATGGTTTCCTTTCATGCCTGCAGCTTCTCAAGGAGTGAGGTGTGGGATTTTCTGCCCAGAATAATCGAATGAACACCTCGGATAGCTAACTGTCCTGTGTACGGTATCGTTATGATGAAAGTGTTTAATCGGATAGCCCCTATACGTTAGCCTAGGTTTTCTAACACTGCTCGTAAAATGCTGCATCATGGTATTTTTCAGAGAGTGCATGTTGCTATTGGTTAACTTCTTCCTCATTGTAATATTGCAGAATGACTCGCTACtctttcttcatcactttttcaaTGGGTTACAGACACAAATATTATTAGATAAATATTAGATTAATATTAGCTGTTAGATAAATGTCTTTAATTTTCCGTGTAAACTCATGTTTAAAAGACTGATGGTTAGGCTATGGTCAGAAACACGACGACAggaaataagtaaacaaatgtTTGGCACTTGTgcgtagaaatcataaaaatcacccGAGCATGGAGAACACTGAGCTACGCTCTATATATTACTAGATAATTACAGAAATGACTATTTTAACACATTCTGTGTCTCACAGCCACAGTTTATTTTCGCTTTTTATTCATTGGTGCAAATCTTCAGTACACATTTCCACAGCACTTCAGTGATCTGGTCTCATTTTGCGCCTCGTGGCTCAGTtcagcagctcacatctacagaTATCTCACCAGCAagtcaaaacacacagcatgtttgattcactttgTGTCATTTTAAGATCTCTGACAACCCTAGAATGCACCAGCTACTTTCTGGGTCAGTACAATTGTAACTTCTGCTAAAAGACATGCCATGGCTACTGCCACATAAAGAGCAAAATGGTGATGCAAAGCTATGGCAAAAGACACTTTGCTAAACTCTTTCTACATCAGCTTTACTCTGTCACACGGGCATGCCTCAGGCATGTTTTACTGGCTATGCAAGGCATGTATGCTTTGGACCTAAAAAGAAAACCTGATCTTTTAGCACTCTGGTTATCTCGGAAGGAAATGTGGACACATGAGACAGGAGTGTTAAGTGGCAGAGGTgtcttttctgtatttttttttctgctggttTGGACAGTCTGGATGTCAGTGGCACTTGGCTTTACCCAGCAACATGGggactttttctctctctactaATGAACAGcatactgagaaaaaaacaggcACAGAAGTAGGTCGCTCAGCCTGTGGATcgctttaaatttaaattgttgTAATGCCAGCAGGTGATCCACATATTCGTAGCTTTCATGTGGTGGAGCAGGATGTAATTGGAACAGAGGGGGAAGGGGCATCCCAGTAGGCACTACCAGAACAAAGGGAAGAGAAAGGTCAAGAGACTTCCCCACTCAGTCCCCACTTAGTTTGAGGGTGTCTGTCTTGTCCATACCTCAAGTGGAAGCATAGATATAATATTACCACCTATTCAGTACACACTTATCAGGGTTTGCTGTTACTTCCACCCATCTGAAAGAGCTCAGGACAGCTCTCAAATGTTGCATGTGTCACTGCCAGTCATTACTACGTGTGATTATGTCATGGAGCTAGGCACTGGCATACATGAGGGTAGGAAATTTTGTGGCTGAATCATGGCTGGGGCCTTGAATGAGCCGACAGGAAAGGAGACATATTGGTGTATCTAAAATGAAGTCCAGGGGATCTGACAGTAGCCAAATGAAAACAAGCAGCACTTAACCATTCAGCCTGGTTATCAGTGCATGGCATGGGGTAAGACACAGCCTCGACTTTCCTGAAGTCCACACAGAACCACTTTGGGCTCAGGGAACATGGGGCTGCTCCAGTCACTGTGGAACACCTCAATTACGCCATGTATAGCCATAAGCTCTTTCataatctgttgttttttgtgCTCTGGCAAACAGTAAGGGCTATTATTAAAGCTTAGTCTATCAGCAGCTACCAGTGTGGTGTTCTTTGAGGTCAGTGTAACCAGGAGCATGTGAAAACACACCAGAAACCTCGGTTTGCAACTGGGCTGTGGCTGCTCACTGAGCTAGCGAGAGTTGCTCTCTGCAGGGGGATGAAGTAGGATGAGCCGTTTTGTAGATTTACCTTTGTCCCagctcctccttcactggaaccactGTCACCAGAGCAAGAGGGACAGCCTCTCTCCAAGGTTTTATGAGGTGATATTTATTCGTATATGTTTGTCTTACCTCATGGTCATCTTCTTGACTTTGCCACATGACCTCATGTGGCCTTGTAACAAATTCTCCTGATATTTGAATGG harbors:
- the pla2g4ab gene encoding cytosolic phospholipase A2: MSAVDPYQYIIVEQQYSHKFKVKVLRAENVTKGALGDLLDTPDPYVELFIPTAPESRKRTRHIDNDINPEWNESFEFILDPNQDNVLEVTLMDANYVMDETLGMTSYSISNLKVGQKELVPFLIGKTTKVFLELSLEVCSAIDLRFSLALCDKEKLYRQQRREQVMLAIKKLLDMEKPRFLPSSPQEVPVIAVVGSGGGFRAMVGFSGVMKALYESGVLDCATYVAGLSGSTWYMSTLYSHPEFPKKGPEQINQELMKSVSSNPLRLLLPQHITSYVQALWTKKASGQPVTFADIFGMLIGETLIPARMDSKLSEMQEKINEAQSPLPLFTCLHVKPDVSELMFADWVEFSPYEIGMAKYGTFMSPDLFGSKFFMGTVVKKYEENPLHFLMGVWGSAFSILFNRVLGVKDFPGGSTMEEELEHIKPEHIVGEDSLDNDEEPRKVSMQNDHQHAQASWMQRMVTSLFSDSALFNTREGRAGKVHNFMLGLNLNTSIPFSPFSDVLTQNSPEEEVDAVTDPNEFDRIYEPLDVKSKKIHVVDSGLTFNLPYPLILRPQRGVDLIISFDFSARPGDSSPPFKELLLAEKWARMNKLPFPRIDPKVFDREGMKECYVFKPSKGDKNCPTVIHFVLVNLDFRKFKAPGVPRETEQEKEFADFDIFDDPETPYSTFNFQYSNKAFTQLHDLMEFNTLNNIEVIKEAIKESIVYRKENPSRCSVSLSLSEIQNKRLLKRDARGLLRK